Genomic window (Paenibacillus sp. PK3_47):
GTTGCGTACCCCGTTATCCTCCAGAATGCCAAGCGTCACGTCCGAGATATGCGGATCAGCCAGCAGCTTGTCCCTGACCTTGAACTTAATATCATCGGCATCTGCCAGCGTCATCCCCTTCTTCAGCTCTATGAGGCCTTCAACATGATAATAACGGCCTTCCTGCAAAATACGCATCTGATAAATATCCGTAACCAGCGGTTCATCCAGAATAATCTTCGCAATGCGCTCCTCAATATCCGGCGGGGCGGCGACACCAATCAAACCGACCATGTTGTCGTATCCGACCCGGAAGGCTACCGCGATCATCATAAAGGCGATCAGAATACTGCTCACGCCATCCAGCAGCTTGAAATTCGTGAATGCCGTAACCAATACCGCAATCAGAGCCAGCAATCCGCCGCTTGTCGCAACCAGATCCTCATAGAACACGAGCCGGGTCGGGGGAGCGGCTCTTTTTACATTTTTGAGTGATAACGTGAATTTGCGCAGTCCCTTCGCCTCGACTCTGGAATCATGGAGCACTTCATTCATTGCCTTCACCCAGACAAACCCGTCGGCAGCAATGGATAAAATCAATACCGCCACATTAATCCAGTATCCTTCGGATTCTTCAGCCGGATGCTGCAGTAAATGAAAGCCTTCGAGCATCGTTTCATACGCCATAATGGTTACTACAATGACTGCAACCATACAAAAAAGATTAATGACACGGCCGAAACCGTCCGGGAACCGCCTTGTCGGTTTTTTCTCCGCAAGTACACTGCCCGTAAATACAAACATCTGATTCACTGCATCCGCGATGGAATGCATCATGGTCGCAAACATGGACCCGCTGCCGGTAAGGGCAAAAGCAACTCCCTTAACAGCAGCAATGCAAGTATTGCCGATCGCTGCCGAGCCTGAAGACTTGTTGCCTTTCTTGATTAGGCTTGCGAGACTTTCCTTCTGTTCTGTCATGGGTCATTGATGCCTCCTTACACGTCTGCTCCCGATTATGGAGTATCCCGCCTGCCGGCCTGCCGGCTCTTTAATCCATGTAATCCGGGTCTATGATTTTACTTAAACTATTTAAGCAATTTTATATCACCTTCGCCGTATCCGTGCACCACAAAAAGACGCAGCCTGCTTCAAATGAAGGTGATTGCGCCTTTTTTGACCGTATAACCGGTTTGCTATGTAGAAGTATAGTTCTAGTCCATTTTCAGGAGCTCTCCTGTGCAGGCATCACACAACCAGTCACAATCCAGAGCATAGGTAAGTATTGCCCTCTTGCCGGCTGTTTCAGGTCTGTTTTCGTCAAAATAGTATTGCAGCTTGAACTCCAGCTTATCCTTCATTTGCTCCCAGGCTATCGCTGGTAAAAAGGTTGCTGCCTGCAGCTTACTCATATCCAGCCCCTTAGCTTCACGGATAAAGTCCAGTGTATCCACAACATTTTTAACTTCCCAGGTATGATGATCGATTACCAACCGGATCCCTGCACCTGTAATTGGAATATCATTGACTACCCGCTGAATCTCCACTACAACCTGGTTGCCCCGCATACTCTCAACAACGTCACGCCCCGGTCTCCCTATAAAAGCAAATTTGCAGGGATCTGCAGCGTGATGTGTTTTCAGATACGAGACAGCGATGTCCCGGGCCCGTAATTTCTCTTCCTCTGTAATCAGCGTAAAAAAGGAATGCGGCGCATACGGTTCAGCCTCCTGTACTCCGTCTTCCAGCTTCAGGCTGTCATAATCCGCATCAAAAATCGGCACCCTTAACACTGTAATCTTCTCATTACGCTGCGGTTCAGTTGTGGACAGGTCGATATTTTCCTGCAGCACCGCCTGATCCGAATATACCAGCTCCCCTGTCACTGCATTATAGATATCCTCCCGGCAGGCATAAAAAGGATGATTGGACTTAAGCAGATTGATATAGGTAAGGGACAGCTGATCAACCCCAAAAGCGGCTCTGAACTCTTTTTCCGGAATCAAACCGGCCTGCTCTGTAAATACGCAGTCATCCCATGTACAGTTTAAATGGATCAACTCATAATTGTGATTCAGCTTGATTTCCAGGGCCTGATAATCTCTGATGGCAATTCCCTGATAGTGCCGCTGAAAGCTCAGCCGGAACATCTCTTCACCGATAACGGTTTTACGGACAAGTCTCAGTTCCTGCGGGTCAATATGCAGACTTAATTTGTTTATCCAGTTCAGAACATGCGGATACAGGGCTTCAAAGGTGCTTTCATCCATTTCTTTCTCTTTCTGTTCCCGCACCCGCCTATGGTCATGCCTGTAAAAAGCAAGCAGTCTGCCCGTACTGGCGTCCAGCTCTGCACGTATATGATACCGGCTGACCAATCCCTCTTCATCCAGCTCTGCTTCCCCTTTTTTATTCCATTCCAGTTCAACTTTATAAAAAGGCTGCTGATGGTACTCCGGATTGCGGTAGATTCCGCTGTTAATCAGCTCATGGGAAGCCGGAATATGGACCCCTTGTTCCACTTGAGTAATTGCCTGCTCTATTGAAATCAGCTTCATGCGCTTATGCCTCCTGTCTAAATCCTATCCATTAGAAGATTATCGTATAGATATCCGGATGAGGCAATGGAACTTTTGGCAGGGTTGCAACAAGCTTGGATCTGCGCGAAAAAAAGCCATACCCTTTAATGGCTGTTAAAGGGTATGGCCTTGCTGTATATGTCTATAAATTAATTCTATTATATTTCTCTAATTATGAAGAAGATTAACGGCTCCGGTTGCCAGGGGCAAGGAGGCCGTTGCCGGGCAGTTCAGTCTTCTCTGCTTCTAACAGCCTGCAGAACAGGAATACCATATTGAGCAGCAGCAGGTTTTCCGGTTCTTTCAGCGGAATACCCAGGAGCCGCTCCAGCTTCTCCAGGCGGTACGCCGCCGTGTTCCGGTGAATGTACAGGCGGGAGGACATTTCATTCATATGGCCGTTACAAGACGCATACATTTCCAGCGTCTGCAGCAGCTCCGGGTCGTAACCGTCTGCCGCCAGCAAATTACCCAAATAGCGGTCGACATATTGCAGCATTAACTCCCGGGGAATCCCTTGGATCAGCAGAAGGAGATCTTTATGAACGGCGGATATTCCGCCGGCTGTTGCTGTCATCGCTTTCCCTCCCTTTGAAAAAAACGTCCTCTATGCAGCTAAGTACTTACATTCATTACTCCCGGATACACGGGAGTGAGCTCCCTTCCGGCACCGCAGTGATGAAGCCCGGTACCATCGCTATAGACCAGCCGGCCCCGCAGGAGTGTCATCTTTACCTTGCAGCCAAAGCTGCGGCCGATGTACGGCGATTGGCGGTGCCGCTGATAAAGATCCGATGCATGCAGCGTGTAGGAGGCATTCAGGTCAACAAGCGCCAGATCGGCATCACAGCCTGCTGCGATTCTCCCTTTCGTATGCGCAAACCCGAATCGCTCGGCCGGAGCTCCTGACAGCAGCCGTGCCAGTACCGGCAGAGAAATTCCCCGTTTCAGGTGGCCTTCATCCAGCATCAGCGTTAATGTACTCTGCACACCCGCAATGCCTCCCCAGGCTTCGAACAGATCATTGCCTGCCTTCATGCCGGGAGGGCAGGGCGAATGGTCCGAAGTCAGGTAATCGAACCAGCCCTCCTGTAATCTGTTCCATAGTCTCCCTTGTTCTTCCCTGTCACGCAGCGGTGGCGCACATTTGGCAACTGCACCCATGACAGCGAAGTCTTTGTCAGTGAGGCAGAGATAATGCGGACAGGTTTCCAGAGTTACATCAAGTCCCGTTTTACGTGCATCGCGTATCCTTCCGGCAGCGGATTCGCTGCTGATATGGACAAAGTGCAGCCGGCATCCGCTTTCTGCAGCATAATGCAGGGCCTTCTCCACTGCTTCCACCTCTGCCTCTACCGGGCGGGAGGCGGTATAGCTCTCCGGGCCGGACTGGCCCCTGCTGCGGGCTTCGAGCGTGAGCCGGGATACGGTCGGCTCATGTTCTGCATGAAGCGCCAGTATCTTGCCCGTCTGGGCAATAATCTTCATCCCTTCTCTCAGTGTGTCGTCGTCCGAGCGGCGGAACCCGTCCTTGTCCTTGTCCCCCGGAGAGGACATGAAGGCCTTGAACCCCATAACTCCGGCATCCGCCAGCAGCGGCAGCTCCTTTAAATAACCCGGCATCAGTCCGCCCCAGAAGCCGTAATCCGCATAAGTTCTGTCTTTTGCGCAGTCTCTTTTCCGCTGAAGCGCACTGACCGTCACCGTAGGAGGAAGGGCATTTAGCGGCATATCCAGAAAGCTGGTCCCCCCTCCGGCGGCAAGAGCGGCAGAACCCGTCCGGAGTCCTTCCCAGGCTTCAAGTCCAGGCTCATTGAAATGCACATGAGTGTCAATCACGCCAGGCATTACCGTCAGTCCCCGTCCATCGATGACCTGCGCTCCCTCCGGATCTATACTTGTGGAGATTTCGGTAATTCTGCCATCAAGAATTCCGATATCCTTACGCTCCACGTCCGTTTCTGTAACGATAGCTCCGCCAGTGATGACCAGATCATAACGCCCTGCGGATCCCATATTCTTCTCCTCCTCGTCGGTGCTTAGGGTTACTTCGGCAGACCCGTGTATCTCTATTAGCTGATTCCGATTAATCTTGCCGGGTTCGTAGCTACCATACGGTAAATATCATCCGGGGCGAACTGGTAATCCAGCATACTGGCAATCATTGTCCTCATGCCTTGTACTGGCGATGAGGCAGCGCGGATGCCATAATCTGTGCCGAGCACGAACTGGTCGATTCCGACTTCCCGGATCGTTTTCATCCATTTCGTCGCATTGGAGAACCTGCCAAGTTCAGCGCCCATGTCCATATACTCCCTTTCCACATAGTAATGGGTCCGGGGAACATCAGGGTACAGCCAGTCTACAAGGCAGGCTTCCAGGAAAGCCCCTCTGGCTGCAGCGGCTTTCTGCTCCTCAACCGTCATCTTACCGCGTACAGGATGGGCAATCAGCACTTTCGCAATGCCGTATTGTTCCGCAAGATCCAGCAGGCGGAGCGCTTCCGCAACAGATACATGACCGGTATTCAGATACACTTCCGGGTGTTCGGCCACCAACCTTAATATTTCATCCAGTTCTTCCGGAACGGGTCCATCCAGCGGGATCGATGTTGCCACAGGCAGCTCCTTTTCGGCAAATTTCGGAAAGGCATCCTTGAACGGAACCAGTTTGCCATCGATCAGTGTCGATTCCCGCTCAGCCGAATGGCGTGTACAGTGTGATCCGAAGCTGATGAAGCGGCAGCCCTCTTCCATATGCAGCGCGGTTTTGACGGAACGCGGATTCATGCCGCCGTGGCAGGAATTCATCAGGTAGCCTCCATAGGTATGAATGCCGGGTACATGACGGTTCACCACCCAGGCCATTCCTGATGCCCAGCCGAACACATCGTAATATACAATGCTTTTCATGCCGGCGGCTGCAGCTTCCTGCGCTACCTGAATCGGATCCAGATGACCGGGATTTGAATTTAATACCGGACCGGCATGCACATGACTGTCAATGGCGCCAATCAGCAGCTCATCCGGAAGTTCCATTGATCTGCGGTAAAAGCTTTCGCTCCATTTGGAACGGTCCGGCGAGTGTTTCAGGGGTTGTTCTTGATTCTGATCATAATTAAGCATAGTGTTCCCTCCATTAACGGTAGATTTAGATTAACTAGCGGTTATCCCTTCACAGCTCCGGACATGACTCCGGATATAATCCGTGAACTGAATGCAAAGTATATGATGGTAACTGGCAGCATGGACAGAATCATTCCGGCCATCAGCTGCGGATAGTTGGTGCTGTGCTGGGATTTGAAGTAAGACATGCCAAGCGGAACTGTACGTAGCGACTCATCTTTGAGAAGTACCAGGGCAAAGGAAAATTCATTCCAGCAGGAAAAAAACTGCAGGATAGCGACGGTGGTCAGAACCGGCACGGCTATAGGGAGGATAATGCGGTACATTGTTCCGCTGAAGCTGAGGCCGTCGATGGCTGCAGCTTCTTCAATCTCCTTTGGAATGCCCATCACGTAGCTGCTGACCAGCATGATCGGCAGGGACAGATTAAAGGCAATATACGGGATAATCAGTGTATACCACTGATCTGCCAAGCTGAAATTTTTAAACAGCAAATAGGTTGGGACAAGCAGCGCATGAATGGGCACCAGCATGCCAAAGAGGTAATAAAAGATCATCGCCTGCTTACCCTTGAAGTCAAGCCTTGCTGTGATATAGCCTGTTACGAATGAGATCGCTGTAATACCCAGGACTGACAGGATTGTCACTCTTGCGCTGTTCCACGACAGCTGGAGCATGTTCGTCAGCTTGATCGCTTCCATATAATTCGCAAACTGGGGTGCGCTGGGCAGGCTAAGAATGCTGTTGGCGAATTCGGCTTGTGTTTTCAGTGATGAATACCCGATCCAGACCAGCGGTATGATGCAGCTGGCAGTAAAGAGCAGCATCAGCGCATTCACTGCCAGCTTAGCCGGACTGGGAAGAAAACGGCGGGTACTGGGCTGTGATTTCAATTCCAGTTGCAGCTCCATTAATACACATCTCCCTTCTGATGTCTCCGGCGCTGAAGCGCGAGTGTCGAGAGCAGGATCATGAGCATGGTCAGCGCAATGATGGCTATAGCCAGCGCAGAACCATAGCCATACCGGAAACGCAGGAAAGAAGTTTCGTACGCATACAGGGCCATTACAGAGGAGGAATTACCCGGACCGCCCCCGGTCAGGGCATAGATATGTTCAAAGCCGCGCATGTTGTTGGCGATGCAGAGCAGTGAAGCAACAACCAGGGTGGGCTTGGCTAGAGGAATAATGATATACCATGCCTTACGTATACCTGTTGCCCCGTCCAGCTCGGCAACCTCCAGGACCTCCTTATTAATCGACGATAGACCAGCCAGCATTAGCAGTGTAAAAAATCCGATATTTTGCCAGGACAGAGGGATGGAAGCCAGCAGGACGATCGGACCAGTCAGGTCAAGCCAAGATTGCACAAAGCTGCCAAGGCCAAGCTTGGTTAGTCCGGCGTTCAGTAAGCCGTAGTTGTAGTTATAGATCAGCATCCATAGAAAGGCGATAATTACCGGAGCTAGTGTGGAGGGAAAGTAACTCATTGTCCGGTGAAGACCCTTTAGCTTTACCATTTTGGACATC
Coding sequences:
- the allB gene encoding allantoinase AllB, yielding MGSAGRYDLVITGGAIVTETDVERKDIGILDGRITEISTSIDPEGAQVIDGRGLTVMPGVIDTHVHFNEPGLEAWEGLRTGSAALAAGGGTSFLDMPLNALPPTVTVSALQRKRDCAKDRTYADYGFWGGLMPGYLKELPLLADAGVMGFKAFMSSPGDKDKDGFRRSDDDTLREGMKIIAQTGKILALHAEHEPTVSRLTLEARSRGQSGPESYTASRPVEAEVEAVEKALHYAAESGCRLHFVHISSESAAGRIRDARKTGLDVTLETCPHYLCLTDKDFAVMGAVAKCAPPLRDREEQGRLWNRLQEGWFDYLTSDHSPCPPGMKAGNDLFEAWGGIAGVQSTLTLMLDEGHLKRGISLPVLARLLSGAPAERFGFAHTKGRIAAGCDADLALVDLNASYTLHASDLYQRHRQSPYIGRSFGCKVKMTLLRGRLVYSDGTGLHHCGAGRELTPVYPGVMNVST
- a CDS encoding sugar ABC transporter permease: MGKALRPKSWVLLAYLLPGLLIYSFVVLVPILAALRDSFYSWTGGPKKTYIGIENYKEILQDHVFWHSFLNNVLMTVYGLIGQVGLAFVFALLLMSKMVKLKGLHRTMSYFPSTLAPVIIAFLWMLIYNYNYGLLNAGLTKLGLGSFVQSWLDLTGPIVLLASIPLSWQNIGFFTLLMLAGLSSINKEVLEVAELDGATGIRKAWYIIIPLAKPTLVVASLLCIANNMRGFEHIYALTGGGPGNSSSVMALYAYETSFLRFRYGYGSALAIAIIALTMLMILLSTLALQRRRHQKGDVY
- a CDS encoding DUF6282 family protein, which gives rise to MLNYDQNQEQPLKHSPDRSKWSESFYRRSMELPDELLIGAIDSHVHAGPVLNSNPGHLDPIQVAQEAAAAGMKSIVYYDVFGWASGMAWVVNRHVPGIHTYGGYLMNSCHGGMNPRSVKTALHMEEGCRFISFGSHCTRHSAERESTLIDGKLVPFKDAFPKFAEKELPVATSIPLDGPVPEELDEILRLVAEHPEVYLNTGHVSVAEALRLLDLAEQYGIAKVLIAHPVRGKMTVEEQKAAAARGAFLEACLVDWLYPDVPRTHYYVEREYMDMGAELGRFSNATKWMKTIREVGIDQFVLGTDYGIRAASSPVQGMRTMIASMLDYQFAPDDIYRMVATNPARLIGIS
- a CDS encoding carbohydrate ABC transporter permease; the encoded protein is MELQLELKSQPSTRRFLPSPAKLAVNALMLLFTASCIIPLVWIGYSSLKTQAEFANSILSLPSAPQFANYMEAIKLTNMLQLSWNSARVTILSVLGITAISFVTGYITARLDFKGKQAMIFYYLFGMLVPIHALLVPTYLLFKNFSLADQWYTLIIPYIAFNLSLPIMLVSSYVMGIPKEIEEAAAIDGLSFSGTMYRIILPIAVPVLTTVAILQFFSCWNEFSFALVLLKDESLRTVPLGMSYFKSQHSTNYPQLMAGMILSMLPVTIIYFAFSSRIISGVMSGAVKG
- a CDS encoding cation diffusion facilitator family transporter, whose translation is MTEQKESLASLIKKGNKSSGSAAIGNTCIAAVKGVAFALTGSGSMFATMMHSIADAVNQMFVFTGSVLAEKKPTRRFPDGFGRVINLFCMVAVIVVTIMAYETMLEGFHLLQHPAEESEGYWINVAVLILSIAADGFVWVKAMNEVLHDSRVEAKGLRKFTLSLKNVKRAAPPTRLVFYEDLVATSGGLLALIAVLVTAFTNFKLLDGVSSILIAFMMIAVAFRVGYDNMVGLIGVAAPPDIEERIAKIILDEPLVTDIYQMRILQEGRYYHVEGLIELKKGMTLADADDIKFKVRDKLLADPHISDVTLGILEDNGVRNWVPQQDG
- a CDS encoding helix-turn-helix domain-containing protein; its protein translation is MTATAGGISAVHKDLLLLIQGIPRELMLQYVDRYLGNLLAADGYDPELLQTLEMYASCNGHMNEMSSRLYIHRNTAAYRLEKLERLLGIPLKEPENLLLLNMVFLFCRLLEAEKTELPGNGLLAPGNRSR